Proteins encoded in a region of the Anopheles aquasalis chromosome 2, idAnoAquaMG_Q_19, whole genome shotgun sequence genome:
- the LOC126580532 gene encoding protein kinase 4-like, which yields MAMAACYPTYDHMTGNSIVQQPHQQQQQQQQQQQQQQSPVAASSQLHHLSSRLSAAAAAAAAAAAAAAASSMPVQKDFSIPLHVDCSVEYELPNQAKPPVGARVEPLLMIHPCYFRKMESQRRSPFVNNMPNSTRSSSSSLVAKGSANSSNSNSSNSNSNNSVSSSSSHSSVSVADSSSSSCASSGSRRNSALKPTAASASAAAASSNSQFLQMHLDDYVQRQMHRSSAVGNSQQQQQQQQQQQQQSLYSHTASSGGAGGHMQQQQQQHHHPQHHNRHQQQPHHHQNQYNLTSQSQQQQSGSSSAVASSNDWNRYHLGSDCAAGTVNNSVAVRSGAGGYGGKVAGGYGGATSSGSATTNSISSSNNNNNSNNSSSNSNIKSKSVTSASMKRNASNTGMSQHQQQQQQHLMPASCAVYNSTANGVSSGLVEGGAGPRWGDIEKTSMAAAVPRDFQAGPESLPIKGGGIVVPSAANLPPPSSYRSGGGNVSGKRDAMLSGAGGCAVYSSNSNRNNNNNNNTSISSNGSNGVTSVVGTTDLSLWDTASASGNGVAGGLTDKSSMAAAIPRDYHAAGPEHLAACNKLAAARQQQQQYQQQQQHQQLQQQQQHHQQQHHSQQQQQQHRQQHLHQHQQQQQQHAQQQQQYQQQQQQHSHSQHHHNHQVAVAAAAAAAAAAAAASDKLLFAKYRQHQRASHRLHPYMMTTSFTPLMTAAFPPMQQVSCYNV from the coding sequence atggcgatggcagcgTGTTATCCGACCTACGATCATATGACCGGCAACAGTATCGTACAGCAgccgcaccaacaacaacagcagcagcagcagcaacaacagcaacaacagagccCAGTGGCGGCCTCTAGTCAGCTGCATCACCTCTCATCGCGGTTGtcggctgctgcggcggcggcagcggctgcagcggcagcagccgcagcctcCAGCATGCCAGTGCAGAAGGATTTCAGCATACCGCTGCACGTAGACTGCAGTGTGGAGTACGAGCTGCCGAATCAGGCGAAGCCGCCGGTTGGTGCGCGGGTCGAGCCACTGCTGATGATCCATCCGTGTTACTTCCGCAAGATGGAAAGTCAGCGGCGCAGTCCGTTCGTTAACAACATGCCAAACTCGACCCGCAGCTCCAGTTCCTCGCTCGTGGCCAAAGGCagtgcaaacagcagcaacagcaacagcagtaacagtaacagtaacaacagtgtcagcagtagcagcagtcacAGTTCGGTTAGTGTTGCTGACTCCTCTTCGTCGAGCTGTGCCTCGAGTGGGAGCCGTCGCAACTCGGCCCTTAAGCCGACTGCTGCCTCAGCatctgccgctgccgccagcagcaactctcAGTTCCTTCAAATGCATCTGGACGATTACGTTCAGCGGCAGATGCATCGCTCGTCGGCAGTAGGcaacagtcagcagcagcagcagcagcaacagcaacaacagcagcaatcgctCTACAGCCACACTGCCtcgtctggtggtgctggtggccatatgcaacagcaacagcagcagcaccaccatccacagcaccacaatcgtcaccagcaacaacctcaccaccaccaaaatcAATACAACCTCACCAGCCagtcgcaacagcaacagtcggGCTCATCCTCGGCGGTAGCTTCGTCCAACGATTGGAATCGCTACCACCTCGGATCGGACTGTGCCGCAGGAACGGTCAACAATTCCGTGGCCGTTCGCTCTGGCGCCGGCGGTTACGGTGGCAAGGTCGCCGGTGGCTACGGCGGTGCGACCTCGTCCGGTAGCGCGACGacgaacagcatcagcagtagcaacaacaacaacaatagcaacaacagcagcagcaacagcaacatcaaatcCAAAAGTGTCACTAGCGCGTCCATGAAGCGCAACGCAAGTAATACGGGTATgagtcagcatcagcagcagcagcagcaacacctcaTGCCGGCCAGCTGCGCCGTGTACAATAGCACCGCCAACGGTGTCAGCAGTGGTCTGGTGGAGGGTGGTGCTGGGCCCCGCTGGGGCGACATCGAGAAGACTTCAATGGCGGCGGCCGTGCCCCGCGATTTCCAGGCCGGTCCCGAATCATTACCGATCAAGGGCGGTGGTATCGTCGTGCCGTCGGCCGCCAACCTGCCCCCGCCGTCCTCGTATCGTAGCGGCGGTGGCAACGTCAGTGGCAAACGCGACGCCATGCTGTCCGGCGCCGGAGGCTGTGCTGTTTatagtagtaatagtaataggaacaacaacaacaacaacaacactagcATTAGTAGTAACGGTAGTAATGGTGTCACGAGTGTCGTCGGTACTACGGACCTCAGCCTGTGGGATACGGCGTCAGCCAGTGGCAATGGTGTGGCTGGTGGTCTCACGGACAAAAGCTCGATGGCGGCCGCCATTCCGCGCGACTATCATGCGGCCGGTCCGGAACATCTAGCGGCCTGCAACAAGCTGGCCGCTGcccggcaacagcaacagcagtaccagcaacagcaacaacatcagcagttgcaacagcagcagcaacatcaccagcaacagcaccactcgcagcagcaacagcagcagcatcgtcaacAGCATctgcatcaacatcaacagcagcagcaacaacatgctcagcagcagcaacagtatcagcagcagcaacaacaacattcgcacagtcagcatcaccacaaccatcaggtggcggtggcggctgcggcggcggctgctgctgcagcagcggccgcttcGGACAAGCTGCTGTTCGCCAAGTatcggcagcatcagcggGCATCGCATCGGCTGCATCCGTACATGATGACGACCAGCTTCACGCCGCTCATGACGGCGGCCTTCCCGCCGATGCAGCAAGTATCCTGCTACAACGTGTGA